The genomic interval TGCATCTAATAATGCATGTACCGGCAAGGCATCACTGTCAGTTAACACGGATTGTAGCGCATCATAGGCCGAAATGGAAAAGGGGAATACCTGTTCAAAATAGCTGACCGCATATCCTTTATCTGTCAACACCAGTTTTATTTCACCATCAGCGATACATGTTTCCAGGTCTTTTCCCAGGAATGGCGCTATTACTTTGCCTGAGAGCTCAGGCGCAGAATGCTGCCAGTCTATATCGAAATATTCATAGTAAGGCGATAAAGGACCTCGTTCCATTACATCATACAAACGTGCATTGGAAGGATGAAAGGCCATGTGATTAGGTACGATATCCTGCAGCCAGTTCATATCCTTCTGCTGCAGTATTTTCCTTATTTCCCGCAATTGCTCAATACTGCCAATAGCAGGATTGATCTGATGAGGCTCTGTCACGTCATAGCCATGCATACTTCCCGGCGTCGCTGTAAATACAGGCGAGGCATACACCGTAGAAATACCAAGCAGATGGAGATAATCCAGGATCTCTTTTAATGCCTTAAAAGTAAAACCTGCATGTAGCTGCAAACGATAAGTTGCAGACGGCGGACTATATGATTTCATATACAATAGCTGAGTATGGTTGTAGCGAAATAGCTGCTGCTGATGTTACCTCGTCTGGCGCCTCACTGCCGGGACCATTCCAGACAGCTGCGGCGGAATCGAATTTCTTCTCCAGTGATCCTTCTCCGTCGTGCATATATTGAACGGGATGTTCGCTGAAATTGAAAAGCAATAATACCTTGTCATCCTTTCCTGCACGCTCCACTGCCAATAGATGCGTGGACGGTGTATATACTTTTACGCTGTTACGGGAGGTATGTTGCATGGCCTGTCTTGTTTTCCTGAAGGCGATGAGGAACCGGTATAGTTCCGTTAATGCGGTACCTGTAACGGACTTCGTTTCCCAGCTGAGTACACAATTATTAAATGTTTCCTCTGATTGCGGGTCTGGCACTTCGCCTTCCCATGCAAACGACGCAAACTCCTTTTTACGACCTTCCGTCACACCAGCTATCAGGTCTTTATCACTATGGCTGGTGAAGAACTGGAAAGGACGTGTTTCCCCGTATTCCTCTCCCATAAACAGCATGGGGATATGGGGAGATAACAATAACACAGCTGCTGCCAGTTTTTGTGCTTCAAAAGGCAGCAAACTGTTTAGGCGGTCGCCCAGCATGCGGTTACCGATCTGATCATGATTTTGTGCAAAAACAACAAACTGGTGATAGTCTCTTCCGGTAGGATACACCCCGAAATTCCTTTTACGTACCGATGAATATTGCCCTGTATACACATAAGAATCACGAAACGACTTCGCCAGCGGCGCAAGTCCGCCGAAGTCTGCGTAATAGCCGTTCAAATCTCCCGTCAGAAGACTGCGCAAGGCATGATGGAACTCATCTATCCACTGTGCATGCAGGCCATAGCCGCCTTCCTGTCTGGGAGCGATATATCGCGGACTGTTCAGATCCAGTTCAGCGATCAGCAGTTTCTTCTTATTCAGCGCCGCCTGTAATTCGTACACTTTTTCAGACAACTCAGCTGTAAAATGTTTCGCACTGCAATCCCAGATGGCATGTACCGCATCCATTCTCAGGCCATCGATATGGAACTCATCCAGCCACATGAGTGCATTCTGAATATAATATCCTCTCACGGCATCGCACCAGGCGTCATCAAAGTTGAGCGCCGGTCCCCAGGGTGTTTTATATTTATCCGTAAACCATGGACCATATTGTGAAAAGTAGTTGCCTTCCGGCCCCAGGTGATTATACACAACATCAAGTATTACAGCAATGCCATGCTGATGTGCTGCGTTGACAAGCTGTTTCAGTCCCTTTACGCCGCCATAGGAATCTTGTACAGCGAAAGGATACACACCATCATATCCCCAGTTGCGACTACCTGGGAATTGTGCAACAGGCATGATCTCTATTGCCGTAATGCCCAGGGAACGCAGATATTCCAGGCGCTCAATGACGCCCTGAAAATCATGTGAGGATGAGAAGGTGCCTGTATGCAGTTCATAAATGACCAGCTCCTGCAGGTCCAGTCCCTGCCATGTATCATCTGTCCAGTTAAAATGAGTATCTACTACTTCGGATGGTCCATGTACGCCTTCCGGTTGTGAACGGGAGGCCGGATCGGGCAGGGGAGGCCCGTCTTCGGGTATGTATTTATAACGCGTACCTGCCTGTATATTATCAACCTCAACATGCCAGTAGCCATGATCATCGCGTACCATGGGATATGAGGCCTGCTGAGGCTGTAAAACAGATAATACCATTTGCTTCCTGAAGGGCGCCCAAACACTGAATTTGCATATGCCGCCGGGCAGCAAAGCAGCCCCGGCAAAAGTATAGTTACTTGTCAATGTATCTTTTTTGCAGGTAAAGGGAAAATAATATGCCAGTGTAATCATGGCCAGATGCTTTCTAATACCTAACGCTGATAATGTGGAAATGATGCGGCGCTATTTCTACAGTCTGGTGTGTAAAAATGATTTCTTTTAATACCGGGGTGGCTGATTTGCGCTGTGCAGGGTTTTTGCAGCGTGTAATGTCATTAACCCGAAATGTGATCTATGTCGAACAAAGTAGTAAGGGACAAAAACTGGTGGAAGGAATCCATTATATATCAGATCTATCCATGGAGTTTTAAAGATAGCAATGGTGATGGTATAGGAGATCTGCAAGGCATCATATCTAAACTGGACTATATAAAAAGTCTTGGTATCGATATGGTCTGGTTAAACCCCATTTACAAGTCCCCCAATGACGACAATGGATATGATATCAGTGACTTTTACGATGTCATGGACGAGATGGGGACAATGGCGGATCTTGATGCATTGATTAAGGGATTGCACGACAGGAACATCCGCCTGATGCTGGATCTTATTGTCAATCATACCAGTGATGAGCATCCCTGGTTTGCGGATGCAAGACAATCACGGGAGAGCCCTTACTATAACTATTATCATTGGTGGCCGGCCGAGAAAGGAAAACCTCCTCACAGGTACAGCCACTTCGATCCTAAAGGAAATGCATGGACCTACAATAAGGCTACCGATTCCTATTATCTGCATTATTTCTCCGAGAAAATGCCGGATCTCAACTGGGAGAATCCGGCAGTACGCAAAGCTATTTATGATGTAATGCGCTTCTGGTTTGAGAAGGGGGTAGATGGATTCAGAATGGATGCTATCTGCTACATCTCAAAAGATACATCCTGGCCGGAAGTGGACAACATCGTGAAAGAGAAATTCAACTCTGACTGGGCAGGCTATTACTCGCACGGTCCCCATCTGCACGAGTACCTTCGGGAAATGCACCGTGAAACACTTGAAAGGCCCGATGTAGTAACACTTGCTGAAGCCTCCGGTATCACGAAAGATGAAGCCCTCGATTTTGTAAAGGAAGATCGTAAGGAACTGCATATGTTATATCACTTCGAAGGCGTGCAGCTCGGCTTTGCAAAGGAAGGATATAAACGCCTGGAACCCGGAGGGCTGAACCTGAAGAAATTAAAGCAACTATATACAGATTGGGATGCAGTATTTGCAACAGAAGGCTGGGGAACGATCTACCTCAGTAACCACGATCAGCCACGTATGGTAAGCCGTTGGGGAAATGATGAAGAGCCATTCCGGGAGGTTTCTGCCAAACTGCTGATCACCTTCCTGCTTACGATGCGTGCTACGCCTATCTTCTACCATGGAGATGAACTGGGTATGACGAACATCCGCTTTGAGAGAATAGAAGACTACAAGGATATTGAAACGATCAGCATGTACAAGTATGTGGAAAGTCAGGGCGGAGATACCGCGCGTTTCCTGGAAGATGCAAAGATAACAGGCAGGGATAATGGCCGTACGCCCTTTCAGTGGGATGGCTCTCCCAACGCCGGTTTCACCACCGGAAAGCCCTGGCTGAAGATCAACGATAACTATAAAATTATCAATGCCGCTAACCAGGACAAGGATGAAAGATCTATCCTGCAATATTTCCGCCAGCTGGTATTGCTGAGAAAACATAAACCAGTGCTGGTATATGGTGCATATGAACTATTGGATCCTGATCATCCACAGGTATATACTTATACACGTACACTGGATGAAGAAAAGCTATTGATCGTACTCAACTTTTCAAAAGAGGAGGTGTTGTATAAATTACCATTCGTGCTGGACGTCGGAACAGAACCTTTGGTAAACAACATGCTCTCATTCCGGCTTGAGAACAATGAAGTGACACTATCGCCTTATCAGGCATTGATCTTTGGCCCGCTGCCAACAGATCTGCCACCCCTGCAGGACGAAGCACAGGCTTTTACGGAAGAATTGCCTGCGGGGAAAATAAAAGAGCAAGACTCGAGCATGGAATCCAATGAGCTCACCATCTGACAATTGATTAAATCATAAATACTCCTGGCTTCCCTTCCTCAAAGCGGGAAGGGAACGCGGGAGGCCAATCATCCATTATGAACCAGACTGTTGTTTATCCTGGAAGTCCTTATCCGCTAGGGGCTACCTGGGACGGGAAAGGAGTAAATTTTGCGCTGTATGCAGACAATGCTACAGGGGTAGAATTATGTTTGTTTAACACTACTGCAGACGAGGTGGAAGCAGTGAAAATAAAGATCAGGGAGCGTTCCTACCAGGTATGGCATTGTTATCTCCCGGACGTAAAACCGGGGCAGCTGTACGGTTACCGGGTGCACGGCCCGTATGAACCACAGAACGGGCACCGTTTCAATCCGAAGAAGTTACTGATAGATCCTTACGCTAAGGCAATTGCCGGTACGATCAACTGGAGTGATGCCTTATTTGGCTATAAGATGAACGATCCCGAAGAAGACCTCAGCTTCAGTGATGTGGATAGTGTTCCGTTCATACCTAAATGTGTTGTTATAGATGACTATTTCGATTGGGAAGGAGATAAGCCTCCCAGGATAGCCTATAACGAGTCCATCATCTACGAAGCGCATGTGAAAGGATTTACCAAACAGCATCCTGACATACCCGA from Chitinophaga filiformis carries:
- the treZ gene encoding malto-oligosyltrehalose trehalohydrolase, with the protein product MITLAYYFPFTCKKDTLTSNYTFAGAALLPGGICKFSVWAPFRKQMVLSVLQPQQASYPMVRDDHGYWHVEVDNIQAGTRYKYIPEDGPPLPDPASRSQPEGVHGPSEVVDTHFNWTDDTWQGLDLQELVIYELHTGTFSSSHDFQGVIERLEYLRSLGITAIEIMPVAQFPGSRNWGYDGVYPFAVQDSYGGVKGLKQLVNAAHQHGIAVILDVVYNHLGPEGNYFSQYGPWFTDKYKTPWGPALNFDDAWCDAVRGYYIQNALMWLDEFHIDGLRMDAVHAIWDCSAKHFTAELSEKVYELQAALNKKKLLIAELDLNSPRYIAPRQEGGYGLHAQWIDEFHHALRSLLTGDLNGYYADFGGLAPLAKSFRDSYVYTGQYSSVRKRNFGVYPTGRDYHQFVVFAQNHDQIGNRMLGDRLNSLLPFEAQKLAAAVLLLSPHIPMLFMGEEYGETRPFQFFTSHSDKDLIAGVTEGRKKEFASFAWEGEVPDPQSEETFNNCVLSWETKSVTGTALTELYRFLIAFRKTRQAMQHTSRNSVKVYTPSTHLLAVERAGKDDKVLLLFNFSEHPVQYMHDGEGSLEKKFDSAAAVWNGPGSEAPDEVTSAAAISLQPYSAIVYEII
- a CDS encoding glycoside hydrolase family 13 protein, translating into MSNKVVRDKNWWKESIIYQIYPWSFKDSNGDGIGDLQGIISKLDYIKSLGIDMVWLNPIYKSPNDDNGYDISDFYDVMDEMGTMADLDALIKGLHDRNIRLMLDLIVNHTSDEHPWFADARQSRESPYYNYYHWWPAEKGKPPHRYSHFDPKGNAWTYNKATDSYYLHYFSEKMPDLNWENPAVRKAIYDVMRFWFEKGVDGFRMDAICYISKDTSWPEVDNIVKEKFNSDWAGYYSHGPHLHEYLREMHRETLERPDVVTLAEASGITKDEALDFVKEDRKELHMLYHFEGVQLGFAKEGYKRLEPGGLNLKKLKQLYTDWDAVFATEGWGTIYLSNHDQPRMVSRWGNDEEPFREVSAKLLITFLLTMRATPIFYHGDELGMTNIRFERIEDYKDIETISMYKYVESQGGDTARFLEDAKITGRDNGRTPFQWDGSPNAGFTTGKPWLKINDNYKIINAANQDKDERSILQYFRQLVLLRKHKPVLVYGAYELLDPDHPQVYTYTRTLDEEKLLIVLNFSKEEVLYKLPFVLDVGTEPLVNNMLSFRLENNEVTLSPYQALIFGPLPTDLPPLQDEAQAFTEELPAGKIKEQDSSMESNELTI